From Antedon mediterranea chromosome 9, ecAntMedi1.1, whole genome shotgun sequence, a single genomic window includes:
- the LOC140058117 gene encoding CMP-N-acetylneuraminate-poly-alpha-2,8-sialyltransferase-like, with protein MRKKEEKKNILEHNKPSKNGVLAASVSKSDNFDMFRQRTITLLTFLTSFSILATTFTLLHLSKKSKYIDRTYFSRSFVTGEPPRRTMKELLETELNKTIDLAKVFDLRDKANIFASNILIPLHQQVKYTSLKQMVKARHYGKYIEGRAGEKLSWHRTCAVVGSGGILRSSGCGSEIDAHDFVMRSNMAPIKEFVNDVGNKTNVMSVNNAARREFRACMRTYNGVCNSSYGLQRLKELKNAILWFSKVRDVTPFKHFEVLNFFARHNLVNISLAYPFKYLSNPIKRFFNLTNGPSSGLFLYTAALPYCDMISLYGFYPFSIAPDGRNLSYHYASEIKFGFKTIHNIPDEYNKLVQMNEDGYFRMVTNKCNLRS; from the exons ATGAGGaaaaaagaagagaagaagAACATTCTCGAGCATAACAAGCCGTCGAAGAATGGTGTACTTGCGGCCAGTGTATCT AAGTCTGATAACTTCGATATGTTTAGACAACGGACGATCACCTTGTTAACGTTTCTAACAAGTTTCTCTATATTGGCAACTACATTCACCCTATTACATTTATccaaaaaaagtaaatacatAGACAGAACGTATTTCTCAAG GTCGTTTGTAACTGGTGAGCCGCCGAGGAGAACCATGAAGGAATTACTTGAAACTGAATTAAATAAAACCATTGATTTAGCCAAGGTATTCGACTTACg GGACAAAGCTAACATTTTTGcatcaaatattttaataccTCTTCATCAACAAGTTAAATATACGAGTTTGAAACAGATGGTAAAGGCTAGACATTACGGCAAGTATATTGAGGGCAGAGCAGGAGAGAAACTTTCTTGGCATCGCACATGCGCAGTAGTCGGCAGTGGCGGAATTCTTCGAAGCAGTGGATGTGGATCTGAAATCGACGCTCATGACTTTGTGATGAGATCAAACATGGCTCCTATAAAAGAATTTGTAAATGATGTTGGAAACAAAACGAACGTAATGTCTGTAAATAACGCAGCAAGAAGAGAATTTCGGGCCTGCATGAGAACATATAATGGCGTCTGTAATTCTTCGTATGGTTTGCAAAGATTAAAAGAGTTAAAAAATGCCATACTTTGGTTTTCTAAAGTACGTGACGTTACACCTTTTAAGCATTTTGAGGTGCTAAATTTTTTTGCAAGACACAATTTGGTGAATATATCACTAGCTTATCCATTCAAATACCTGTCAAACCCGATAAAAAG GTTTTTCAACTTGACCAATGGCCCTTCATCTGGACTGTTTTTGTACACTGCAGCTTTACCGTATTGCGATATGATATCACTGTATGGATTTTATCCTTTCAGCATTGCACCTGATGGAAGAAACCTTTCATATCACTATGCATCGGAAATTAAATTTGGGTTTAAAACAATTCATAATATACCGGATGAATATAATAAACTTGTACAGATGAATGAAGATGGGTACTTTAGGATGGTTACAAATAAATGCAATCTTCGAAGCTGA
- the LOC140058118 gene encoding CMP-N-acetylneuraminate-poly-alpha-2,8-sialyltransferase-like produces MHRRQRLILFMFITTLSILVTSFSLLSLSTRSKDTNILYCQRLFSTVQEPLKELLDTEFSKTIDLTKVFNLRQKTKEFNSSVLIPFIQRGKYSNLLQFRKATHFYKYLQKKGKTISRHRTCAVVGNGGILLNSGCGSEIDAHDFVMRSNMAPIKEFVNDVGHKTNIISANQEESMAFLQRCITNNSICDPRYNLERLRAEFKNVILWFSKESRPHTTKHFELIHYFDTVNLDISIAYPFTRLADNLQRFWNIKDKISSGLYLYTAAVQFCDMISLYGFYPFGIAPDGRKIKFHYDGKSRFSFNNSHKMPSEYKKLIEMKKEKYLRMVTNKCVLQRQLFNQNGIIFDA; encoded by the exons ATGCATAGACGTCAAAGGCTTATCTTGTTTATGTTTATAACAACCTTATCTATATTGGTAACTTCATTTTCTCTACTATCTTTATCAACACGCAGTAAAGACACAAACATACTGTATTGTCAAAG aTTGTTCTCAACTGTTCAGGAGCCGTTGAAGGAATTACTTGATACTGAATTTAGTAAAACCATTGATTTAACCAAAGTTTTCAACTTAAG GCAAAAAACGAAGGAATTCAATTCAAGTGTCTTAATACCTTTTATTCAACGTGGAAAATATTCGAATTTGCTACAATTCAGAAAGGCTACTCATTTTTACAAATACCTACAAAAAAAAGGAAAGACAATTTCTCGGCATCGCACATGCGCAGTAGTCGGCAATGGGGGAATTCTTCTGAACAGTGGATGTGGCTCTGAAATCGACGCTCATGACTTTGTGATGAGATCAAACATGGCTCCTATAAAAGAATTTGTAAATGATGTTGGACACAAAACGAACATAATTTCTGCCAATCAGGAGGAGTCAATGGCATTTTTGCAAAGATGCATTACAAATAATAGTATCTGTGATCCAAGGTATAATTTGGAAAGATTAAGAGCTgagtttaaaaatgttattttgtggTTTTCTAAGGAATCTAGACCACACACTACTAAACATTTTGAGCTTATTCATTATTTTGACACAGTAAACTTGGATATTTCAATTGCTTATCCATTTACACGTTTAGCGGATAATCTACAAAG ATTCTGGAACATAAAAGATAAAATTTCATCCGGCCTGTATTTGTACACTGCTGCCGTGCAGTTTTGCGATATGATATCACTGTATGGATTTTATCCATTTGGCATTGCACCTGATGGacgaaaaattaaatttcactaTGATGGGAAATCCAGATTTTCATTTAACAACTCTCATAAAATGCCGAGTGAATATAAGAAACTTATCGAGatgaagaaagaaaaatatttaagaatGGTTACGAATAAATGCGTCCTTCAACGACAATTATTTAACCAAAATGGCATAATATTTGACGCCTAA